Within Pseudomonas alloputida, the genomic segment TATGCCTCCTTTGCTGAAAGGGCTTAGGCTATCGGGCGAGAGGAATCTCATCAAATTCGGGTTATAAGTACGCTTGCCGTTTCCCAGTAGGTAGCAGCCTGTCCATATGTCGCGAGGTGCGCCCGTGAAACCCAGTGCGTAAATATTCCCTGGCATAGCTGAGGCGCCATAACAGGTATATTGTAAGGAAATAACGTTGCTTTGCATTTAGATATTTCCGTTGATAAGAGGTGTTATATGTTTACAGTTCCTTGCGCACCCCTCAACTGGCATAAATGATAGTACGGCTGATGGGCCTCATGATCGGGTACAAAGGGTCAGGCCTGCCCGAACCAGTGTTGCCACGCTAAGCGCACGGTCAACGCCAGCACCACGGTGATGAACACCGGGCGGATGAACTTGCTGCCGCCACTGATCGCCGTGCGTGCGCCGAAAAAGGCGCCGACCATCACCGACAGGCCCATGCACAGGCCAACGATATAGTCCACCTGCCCGGAAATGATGAAAACCGTCAGCGCCGCGATGTTGCTGACGAAGTTCATGCTGCGCGCCACGCCGCTGGCGCGTACCAGGTCGATGGGGTACAGCAGCAGGGTACTGACCGTCCAGAACGCCCCGGTACCCGGGCCGGCTACGCCGTCGTAGAAGCCCAGGGTGAAGCCTTGCGGGACTTGCCACTTTTTCTTGATCGGTGCATCGGCATCCAGCGGCGCCTTGGGCGTGCCGCCGAACAACAGGTAGATGCCACAGGCGAAGACGATCACTGGCAGCATCTTGTTCAGCCATTCGGCTGGCATGTAGTGGGCGATGACGGCGCCGAGCGACGCCCCGGTCAGGGTGGCGAACAATGCCGGGCGCCACTGCGCCGGATGGAACAGTTTGCGTTTGTAGTAGGTGAAACCTGCAGTGGCCGAGCCGAAGGTGGAACTGAGCTTGTTGGTGCCCAGTACCAGGTGCGGCGGCATGCCGGCAGTGAGCAGGGCCGGAGTGGTGAGCAGGCCGCCGCCACCGGCGATGGCGTCGATGAATCCAGCGACGAAGGCGACCAGCGCCAGGATGAGGAGGGTAAGGGGTTCTACGGTGAGTTCGAAGGGCATGGGAGGCTTCAGGCAGTTGGTCGGCAGCACAAACGCTACAGTTAGCGGCTATGGTAATGCCATCAAGCAGCCACTGTCAGTGTCCGATATGCCCGATTGCGTGCTTCAGTTTCCCTTTTGCGTTCTGGTTAATTTGTTTTTTGTAGCGGGTGATAATGAAGCTGATGATAGACTTGGTTCAGGTTCGTTGGCTCGAGGGTATGCTGACAAAAGACTGTTCAATGTCTTGTCATTTTTCATCACTTCGTCCTCCAGGATTTGAAATCGTAAGCTCTCAAAGTCGTCCATTAGCTTGTACTTCAGTTGTCCCTGTTTGTCTATGCTGATAAGTTTGTTCTCCATTAAGTCGGTGAATTGGTTCAGGGCTTTACCTGTGTCAGAAAGGGTTTTCAGTTCTTTTTTAATAACACTGTTCTCGGCAATGCCTTGGAACGCTTCGAGCACAGGGTTCTCATTGATTGCTTTAAGCGCCGCCTCGCGTCGCTGCATGATCGTTTTCTTTTTTGGTAAAAAAGATTTTTTGGACAAAACTGGACCATGACCTGAAGGGTCATGGTAGTTAATGGGGTCTCCTGAGCAATATGCATAAGCGTTGAGCCCACCCCCGTCGAAAGGGCTATCGCTGTCAGGCGAGTGGAATCTCATGAGGCCGGTGTTGTAGGTACGGTAACTTCCAAGCTGGTAGTGGCCTGAAAAAAGGTCAATGTACTGGCCGTTGAAACCCGTAGCGAGCAAAAACTGGGCCTGTGGTTTATAGCCGTAGCATGAGTAAGCGAAGTGACGAAGGGCATTAGTCAGGGAGGCGGCTGAGTCAGGTGTTTGTTTGAATGTGAGCATGGCTGTCAACACGTTCAGGATGAGTTGAGTGATCTCATCGTATTTTGCCCGGATGAGCAACTGGTAGAAATGCTAGTTTCAAACCCCTAAGTGCAGTGCAAGCCACCAAGTGGCTCATGGGGGAGCGGGTCTCTCAACAGGACTTAGTGACTGCAAAAAGACCCGTGCAGGCGTTCACATCAGCTTTGGATGAAGGCGAGCAAATCCGCATTGATCACATCGGCATGGGTGGTGGGCATGCCATGCGGGTAGCCTTCGTAGGTTTTCAGCGTGCCATTGGGCAGCAGCTTGGCTGACAGTACCCCGGAGTTTTCATAGGGCACGATCTGGTCATCGTCGCCGTGCATCACCAGCACCGGCTGCTGGATGCCCTTCAGGTCCTCCGTGAAATCGGTCTGGGAAAACGCCACGATGCCATCGTAATGGGCCTTTGCACTGCCGATCATGCCTTGGCGCCACCAGTTGCCGATGATGCCTTCGCTGGCATCGACCCCAGGGCGGTTGTAGCCGTAGAACGGCCCTGTTGGCACATCCCGGTAGAACTGCGCCCGGTTGCTGGCAACCTGGGCCTGGAAACCGTCGAATACCGACTTGGGCAGGCCACCGGGGTTGCCGGGGGTTTGTACCATCAAGGGGGGGACGGCCGCGATCAACACGGCCTTGGCCACCTTGTCTTCAGGGTACCGGGCCATGTAGCGCACCACCTCGCCGCCGCCGGTCGAGTGGCCGACATGCACGGCACCCTGGGTGCCCAGGTGGGCGACCACGGCGGCTACGTCGTCGGCATAGTGGTCCATGTCGTGGCCGTTCCATACCTGGCTGGAGCGGCCATGGCCCCGCCGGTCGTGGGCGACCACGCGGTAGCCTTCAGCGAGGAAGAACAGCATCTGCGCGTCCCAGTCATCGGCACTGAGCGGCCAGCCGTGGTGGAAGTGGATCACCGGTGCATCGCGCGGGCCCCAGTCCTTGTAGAAGATCTGTACGCCGTCCTTCGTGGTTACATAGCTCATGGTCGTGTCTCCTGGGTGCAGGAAGCGAAGGGAGCTATTGAGAATAGGAGGGATTTTGGCGGGTATCAGGAAGTTGTGTTGCCTGTGTGGGCCTCTTCGCAGGTGAACCCGCTCCTACACTGTGAGGTCCCTTTCACCCGCGAAGAGGCCCGCACAGGCAACACTGATGCCCTTCAGACACGGTCGCGCATGCGGTACCAGGCCTTTGCCGCAGCTTCCAAAGGCGCAGCCAGCAGGTCGCCGCCGGGGAAGCGGCCGTTGTCGATGCCTTGGTACAGCGCCAACAGGTCTTCATCGCCGAGAATGGCATCGCTGACCGCACGCGCCGCCGCCAGGGTCGGCAGAACGCCATGGCCGGAGAAACCCTGCAGCCAGTAGCGCTGGCCCTCGCGGCCGACGTCCGGGGTGCGCTTGATGCTGCAATCGATGTGGCCGCCCCAGGCATAGTCGATGGCCACCCCGGCCAGTTGAGGGAACACCCGCTCCAGGTACGGGCGGGTGGCGCTGGCGACGTCCTTGGGGATGCCGCCCAGGTAAGTGCAGCCACCGCCGAACAGCAGGCGGTGGTCTGGGGTCAGGCGGAAGTAGTCGGGTACGAACTGGTTGTCGATCACGCAACTGTTGCGAGGTAGTAACGAATGGGCGAAGTCGGCATCCAGAGGCGCAGTGGCGACCTGGTAGGAACCGACGGGCAACAGGCGGCGCGACAGGCCGCGGTCAAGGCGATCGATGTAGGCGTTGCAGGCCAGCACCAATACCTGGCAGCGAACTTCGCCACGGTCGGTACGGGCGACATAGCCGTCGCGAGCCTGCTGGTAGCTGAGCACCTGGCTCTGTTCGTAGATTTGCCCGCCGGCAGCCTCGATGGTACTGGCCAGGCCCTGTGCCAGTTTCAGCGGGTTGAGGTGGGCACCTTTGGCGTCGTACAGCGCGGCCTGGTAGCGCGGGCTGTCGATCCATTGCGGCAACTCGTCACGGCCGATCAGGCGCAGGGCGTCGTAACCCCATTTATGCTCGGCATCATGCAGGGCCTCTTCGAGCATTTTCACCCGGCGCGGCAATACCGCAGTCCACAGGCTGCCCTGCCGGTAGTCGATGTCGAAGCCGTGGCGTTGGGGCAGTTCGCGCATCTCTTCGGCGGCCCAGCACATGCTGGCCCATAGCCGTTGGGTGCGTTCGATGCCAAGGGCCTGCTCCAGCGGCGGCATGTCGCACGACCAGCCCAACAGCGCCTGGCCACCGTTGCGTCCGGAAGCCGCCCAGGCAACCCGGCTGGCTTCCAGCAGCGTTACGCGCTTGCCGGCCTGGGTCAGCCGCAGGGCAGTGTGCAGGCCGCTGAAACCGGCGCCGATGATCAGCACATCGGCGTCCTGGGTGCCTTGCAGGGTAGGGCGTAATGGGATGTTGGTGGGGTAGGTCTGGGCGTAGTAACTGGCGACGTGCTGGGCGGATTGTTTGAACATGCGGGATTTCCGTGAAAATTATTATGTTTATTTTCATGAAAAGTTAGCAGTTAAATTTCACGTTGCCAATGTGTTGGTCGGGGTTTGTGGTTTGCCTATTGTTAATGTGCTGCCTGGGCTGGCCTCTTCGCGGGTGAACCCGCTCCTACAGGGGGGCTCGCTTTTTTCGCGCCTGCCGTGGCTTGCTTGGGGTCGCCTTGCTTCCAGTCGCTTTGCTCTTCCCGCCACCGCGACGTTTCTTTTTCCAGGGCGGGGCCGCCCCGGCCGCTGGCCCGCTGATGGTCATGCGCATGCCGCTGCAACGCTCGACCAGCTTGCCCATCCACGCTGACTGCCGGGCGACGAACTCTTCCAGGGGCATCTCGCCGCTTTGCACCATGTCCAGCGCCTGCTCCCAGATCGCCGTGGTACCGGGGTCGGCAATCGCGCGGGGAACGGCGTCGATCAGGCTGAAGGCCGCAGGTGTGGCCGACAACGCCTTGCCGTTCTTCACCAGGTAACCGCGGTCGAGCAGGCCCTGGATGATGCTGGCGCGGGTGGCTTCGGTGCCAATGCCGGTGGTTTCCTTGAGCTTCTGCTTCAGCCGAGGGTCATCCACCAGCTTGGCCACGTTTTTCATCGCCTTGATCAGGTCGCCTTCGGTAAACGGCTTGGGCGGCTGGGTCCACAGGTCTTTCAGTTGCAGGCCGTGTACGTTGCAGTCCTGGCCTTCGCGCAGCGCTGGCAACACCTGGGCCGGTGGTGCCTCGCGGCCTTTGGCCGGGGTCAGCGCTTCGGGCAAGGCGCGGCGCCAGCCCGGCTCGACGATCTGTTTGCCCACAGCACGCAGCGCATGACCGGCGCAGTCGAAGTCCGCCTGGGTGCGGTCGTACTCATGGTTGGGCAGGAACTGCGCCAGATAGCGGGCGCGGATCAGGGTGTACACGGCCTTGTGCTTGGCCGGCAGGCGCGAGGGGTCGCTGGCGGCGGCGGTGGGGATGATGCCATGGTGAGCGCTGACCTTGGCGTCGTTCCACGCCCGCGAGCGGCGTTGCGGCTCCAGGTAGGGCTGCAGCGGCGCAAGGCTGGCATCGGCCCGTTGCAGGGCGGCAAGGATGGCGGGTGCCTCGGCGTG encodes:
- a CDS encoding alpha/beta fold hydrolase, with protein sequence MSYVTTKDGVQIFYKDWGPRDAPVIHFHHGWPLSADDWDAQMLFFLAEGYRVVAHDRRGHGRSSQVWNGHDMDHYADDVAAVVAHLGTQGAVHVGHSTGGGEVVRYMARYPEDKVAKAVLIAAVPPLMVQTPGNPGGLPKSVFDGFQAQVASNRAQFYRDVPTGPFYGYNRPGVDASEGIIGNWWRQGMIGSAKAHYDGIVAFSQTDFTEDLKGIQQPVLVMHGDDDQIVPYENSGVLSAKLLPNGTLKTYEGYPHGMPTTHADVINADLLAFIQS
- a CDS encoding NAD(P)/FAD-dependent oxidoreductase is translated as MFKQSAQHVASYYAQTYPTNIPLRPTLQGTQDADVLIIGAGFSGLHTALRLTQAGKRVTLLEASRVAWAASGRNGGQALLGWSCDMPPLEQALGIERTQRLWASMCWAAEEMRELPQRHGFDIDYRQGSLWTAVLPRRVKMLEEALHDAEHKWGYDALRLIGRDELPQWIDSPRYQAALYDAKGAHLNPLKLAQGLASTIEAAGGQIYEQSQVLSYQQARDGYVARTDRGEVRCQVLVLACNAYIDRLDRGLSRRLLPVGSYQVATAPLDADFAHSLLPRNSCVIDNQFVPDYFRLTPDHRLLFGGGCTYLGGIPKDVASATRPYLERVFPQLAGVAIDYAWGGHIDCSIKRTPDVGREGQRYWLQGFSGHGVLPTLAAARAVSDAILGDEDLLALYQGIDNGRFPGGDLLAAPLEAAAKAWYRMRDRV
- a CDS encoding TSUP family transporter, with protein sequence MPFELTVEPLTLLILALVAFVAGFIDAIAGGGGLLTTPALLTAGMPPHLVLGTNKLSSTFGSATAGFTYYKRKLFHPAQWRPALFATLTGASLGAVIAHYMPAEWLNKMLPVIVFACGIYLLFGGTPKAPLDADAPIKKKWQVPQGFTLGFYDGVAGPGTGAFWTVSTLLLYPIDLVRASGVARSMNFVSNIAALTVFIISGQVDYIVGLCMGLSVMVGAFFGARTAISGGSKFIRPVFITVVLALTVRLAWQHWFGQA
- a CDS encoding RHS repeat-associated core domain-containing protein translates to MLTFKQTPDSAASLTNALRHFAYSCYGYKPQAQFLLATGFNGQYIDLFSGHYQLGSYRTYNTGLMRFHSPDSDSPFDGGGLNAYAYCSGDPINYHDPSGHGPVLSKKSFLPKKKTIMQRREAALKAINENPVLEAFQGIAENSVIKKELKTLSDTGKALNQFTDLMENKLISIDKQGQLKYKLMDDFESLRFQILEDEVMKNDKTLNSLLSAYPRANEPEPSLSSASLSPATKNKLTRTQKGN